The proteins below are encoded in one region of Flavobacteriales bacterium:
- a CDS encoding acyl-CoA desaturase, with translation MVVKTVSLLLLYLVPLGLIISGVVSHWAILFVMWVMMAVGMIGIGMSIMHDANHGSYSKNPKVNKALGYLINIVGGSAIVWKIQHNVLHHSFTNIDGHDGDIDTGGILRLSPNTKRLWIHRLQAFYAWFLYGMMTINWATFKDFLQMLDFRKKGLTVKGRGKFTMQLTRMTIAKLLYWGIVLALPMWLNPASWWLTLIFFFTMHFIAGVFSATVFQSAHVVPDAAYPVAPEDGRVEESWFVHQLRTTCNFSPKSRIFSWFVGGLNYQIEHHLFPSISHVHYRKLSQIVQQTAKEYGIPYHVYPNFMVVVWQHTKHLWRLGNSPRPILVPIRE, from the coding sequence ATGGTCGTGAAAACGGTTTCTCTTCTATTGCTTTATCTCGTGCCGCTCGGATTGATCATTTCAGGAGTGGTTTCACATTGGGCCATTCTGTTCGTGATGTGGGTGATGATGGCGGTTGGAATGATCGGCATTGGTATGTCTATTATGCACGATGCAAACCATGGGTCCTATTCAAAGAACCCGAAGGTGAATAAAGCTTTGGGCTATTTGATCAATATTGTTGGCGGCAGCGCTATTGTGTGGAAGATTCAGCATAATGTGCTCCATCATTCTTTTACCAATATTGATGGACACGATGGCGATATTGATACAGGCGGAATCCTTCGACTTTCGCCAAATACTAAGCGTCTTTGGATTCACAGATTGCAGGCATTCTATGCTTGGTTTCTATACGGAATGATGACCATCAATTGGGCAACGTTCAAGGATTTCCTGCAGATGTTGGATTTCCGTAAAAAAGGATTGACAGTGAAAGGTCGCGGTAAATTCACCATGCAGCTAACAAGAATGACCATTGCCAAATTGCTCTATTGGGGAATTGTACTTGCGCTTCCGATGTGGCTCAATCCAGCTTCGTGGTGGTTGACGTTGATCTTCTTCTTTACCATGCATTTTATTGCTGGCGTATTCAGTGCAACTGTATTTCAATCGGCACACGTGGTGCCGGATGCTGCATATCCGGTTGCTCCAGAAGATGGTAGAGTAGAGGAAAGTTGGTTTGTTCACCAATTGCGAACCACATGCAATTTCTCACCCAAGAGTCGCATTTTCTCTTGGTTTGTGGGTGGTTTGAATTACCAGATCGAGCATCATCTATTTCCTAGTATTAGCCATGTGCATTATCGCAAGCTGTCGCAGATAGTGCAGCAAACCGCCAAGGAGTATGGCATTCCATATCATGTGTACCCCAATTTTATGGTTGTGGTATGGCAACACACCAAGCATTTATGGCGATTGGGCAATTCTCCAAGACCAATCTTGGTACCAATACGTGAATAA
- a CDS encoding glyceraldehyde-3-phosphate dehydrogenase, whose translation MSIDTIASNSKGTFEAELNNWIGREKAAIQLMSIVGTLRFDRAVELVIFRQQLHDCNVGEILAHHEYARKMVRKPITIFDSLQVAQGLVSMNLAPAKIDLGKLTHEWLEARTKGETIETFLGGTIGTMVADGREPSAPQDVVLYGFGRIGRLAARELISQSAKGDQLRLRAIVTRSNSEHDIYKRADLLRTDSIHGPFPGTIEADVEKKALIVNGHTILLIAANNPSEIDYTQYGINDALIIDNTGVWRDADGLGQHLKSKGASKVMLTAPGKGDIPNIVHGVNHLNFNPDDHNIWSAASCTTNAISPVLAVIEAKFGVEKGHIETIHAYTNDQNLLDNYHKKYRRGRSAASNMVITETGAGSAVAKVIPTLGGKLTSNAVRVPVPDGSLAILNLTLKTKVSLDDIDAAMKDAALNGSLVEQIRYSTSHELVSSDIVGDSCASIYDSKATIVSPDGMNVVIYAWYDNEYGYTRQVLRLSKYVSKVRRLHYY comes from the coding sequence ATGAGTATTGATACGATTGCTTCAAATTCCAAAGGGACTTTTGAGGCAGAGTTGAACAATTGGATCGGCCGAGAAAAAGCCGCTATCCAGTTGATGTCTATTGTCGGAACTTTGCGTTTTGACCGAGCTGTTGAATTGGTCATTTTCCGCCAGCAGTTGCATGACTGCAACGTGGGAGAAATTTTGGCCCATCACGAATATGCTCGTAAAATGGTGCGGAAACCGATCACCATTTTCGATAGTCTCCAAGTTGCCCAAGGATTGGTAAGCATGAATTTGGCACCTGCCAAAATCGACCTTGGAAAATTGACACATGAGTGGTTAGAAGCCCGCACCAAGGGTGAAACCATCGAGACCTTTTTAGGAGGAACTATTGGCACAATGGTAGCCGATGGTCGTGAACCATCAGCTCCGCAAGATGTAGTGCTTTACGGATTCGGACGTATCGGTCGATTGGCAGCTAGAGAGTTGATCTCTCAATCTGCTAAAGGCGATCAGCTGCGACTTCGTGCTATTGTTACGCGTTCAAACTCTGAACACGATATTTACAAGCGTGCCGATCTTCTCAGAACGGATTCCATTCACGGTCCGTTTCCTGGTACCATCGAAGCAGATGTTGAGAAAAAGGCGTTGATCGTAAACGGTCACACGATTCTTCTAATTGCAGCCAACAATCCTTCAGAGATTGATTACACTCAATATGGCATCAACGATGCGCTGATCATTGATAACACTGGTGTTTGGAGAGATGCAGACGGATTGGGTCAGCATTTGAAATCGAAAGGCGCGAGTAAAGTAATGTTGACTGCTCCTGGCAAGGGTGATATTCCAAACATTGTTCATGGCGTAAATCACTTGAATTTCAATCCAGATGATCACAATATCTGGTCAGCGGCTTCTTGTACGACCAATGCCATTTCTCCAGTTTTGGCTGTAATTGAAGCTAAATTCGGAGTGGAGAAAGGTCATATTGAGACCATTCATGCCTACACCAACGACCAGAATTTGTTGGATAACTACCACAAGAAATATCGTAGAGGACGTTCTGCCGCTTCAAATATGGTTATCACCGAAACTGGTGCCGGAAGTGCTGTTGCAAAGGTAATTCCAACACTTGGAGGCAAGTTGACCTCGAATGCCGTTCGTGTTCCGGTGCCAGATGGTTCGTTGGCTATTTTGAATCTTACTTTGAAGACAAAGGTTTCATTGGACGATATTGATGCTGCAATGAAAGATGCTGCATTGAACGGAAGCCTTGTTGAGCAGATTCGTTATTCGACTTCACACGAATTGGTTTCTTCGGATATTGTTGGCGACAGCTGCGCTTCTATCTATGATAGCAAGGCAACGATTGTTTCTCCTGATGGAATGAATGTGGTGATCTATGCTTGGTACGATAATGAGTATGGATATACACGACAAGTACTACGACTTTCAAAGTACGTGAGCAAGGTGCGAAGACTGCACTATTATTAA
- a CDS encoding RNA polymerase sigma factor RpoD/SigA — protein sequence MRQLKITKSITNRESASLDKYLQEIGKEDLITADMEVILAQRIKAGDQAALEKLTKANLRFVVSVAKQYQNQGLSLPDLINEGNLGLIKAAQRFDETRGFKFISYAVWWIRQSILQALAEQSRIVRLPLNQVGSLNKINKAFSKLEQEFEREPSAEELSEVLEIPEEKIADTMRVSGRHVSMDAPFVQGEDNSLLDVLVNHDSPRADSTLMNESLQKEIERSLSTLTERERDVVKLFFGIGMNHGLTLEEIGAKFDLTRERVRQIKEKAIRRLRHTSRSKLLKAYLG from the coding sequence ATGAGACAACTTAAGATCACCAAATCGATTACTAATCGTGAGAGTGCTTCGCTTGACAAATACCTACAGGAAATTGGCAAGGAAGATCTTATCACTGCGGACATGGAAGTAATTCTGGCGCAGCGAATTAAAGCTGGTGATCAAGCTGCTTTGGAAAAATTGACCAAAGCGAATCTTCGTTTCGTTGTCTCTGTTGCGAAGCAATACCAAAATCAAGGGTTGAGCCTACCGGATTTGATCAACGAAGGAAACTTAGGATTGATCAAAGCAGCTCAACGTTTTGACGAAACACGCGGTTTCAAGTTCATTTCTTACGCTGTTTGGTGGATTCGTCAATCGATTCTACAAGCGTTGGCAGAGCAATCAAGAATTGTTCGTTTGCCTTTGAACCAAGTAGGTTCTTTAAATAAGATCAACAAGGCTTTTTCTAAATTGGAGCAGGAGTTTGAGCGCGAGCCATCTGCTGAGGAACTTTCTGAAGTTCTAGAAATTCCAGAAGAGAAAATTGCTGATACAATGCGCGTTTCTGGACGTCACGTATCAATGGACGCACCGTTCGTTCAAGGAGAAGACAACAGCCTTTTGGACGTGTTGGTGAATCACGATTCGCCACGTGCCGATAGTACGCTGATGAACGAGTCGCTTCAAAAAGAAATTGAGCGTTCACTTTCCACGCTGACAGAGCGCGAAAGAGATGTGGTGAAACTGTTCTTCGGAATTGGAATGAACCACGGATTGACCTTGGAAGAGATCGGAGCAAAATTCGACCTTACGAGAGAGCGTGTTCGTCAGATAAAGGAAAAAGCTATCAGAAGACTGCGTCACACTTCGCGCAGCAAACTGCTGAAAGCATATCTAGGATAA
- a CDS encoding RNA methyltransferase translates to MAKEKGRKLTMQELGRKSVSEFQGADKIPVVVVLDDVRSLHNVGSVFRTADAFSVQKILLCGITAQPPHREIEKTALGATESVEWEYADRCSDAVAKLKLDGFRILGIEQVAGSIELGNFQFANDAKLALIFGNEVKGVSQDVLDICDDFIEIPQTGTKHSLNISVSAGIVIWELYRKSRPD, encoded by the coding sequence ATGGCTAAAGAGAAAGGTAGAAAATTGACGATGCAGGAACTTGGCAGAAAGTCAGTTTCCGAGTTTCAAGGAGCTGATAAGATTCCGGTTGTGGTTGTTCTTGATGATGTAAGAAGCCTTCATAATGTCGGATCTGTTTTCAGAACCGCTGATGCATTTTCTGTTCAGAAGATTTTGCTTTGCGGAATTACAGCACAGCCACCGCATCGGGAGATTGAAAAAACAGCCTTAGGCGCCACTGAATCAGTAGAGTGGGAGTATGCAGATCGTTGCAGTGATGCCGTAGCGAAACTCAAATTAGATGGCTTTCGAATATTAGGTATAGAACAAGTTGCCGGAAGCATAGAACTAGGTAATTTTCAGTTTGCGAATGATGCTAAACTGGCACTAATTTTCGGCAACGAAGTAAAAGGAGTATCGCAAGATGTTTTGGATATTTGCGATGATTTCATTGAAATACCACAGACAGGAACCAAACATTCGTTGAATATTTCTGTCTCAGCGGGAATTGTTATTTGGGAGCTTTATCGGAAATCACGCCCTGATTGA